A single Thermoanaerobacterium sp. RBIITD DNA region contains:
- a CDS encoding DUF6273 domain-containing protein, protein MSHPKRLILAEFILIIIYILICSNILFGNPHVGLADNGDFWRVNRIVGIKDSSSYFYNSQRYFEYETKKIVKPEYFSTQIPVVKLSKVLSIHFEGTKKYDIHFLGLLYLLISSAGLFLLFDGLRRLLPQYFFILSAIIVFIFSDVGYISYYNSFFGEASLLSFLLLFFGGTIFIISLNKINIFTLSAITILALFFIGSKEANAPSGVFLSLFILTMLFFTKQKSKKVLILASFLIVLGFSFYCYKSIPKEIRMINQYQTITQGILKNSNNPKKDLIDIGIDPKFSVIANTTYYEANLPYKQDSYELINGFYKKFSYFNVLKYYLTHPKRFYEKLQITANNSYFIRPTYLGNYQFSDTKERFTFEKRYSLWSTLKREYAPRNLIFIFIYFILFSIFNIYELIRTYKLHDKRYFILACLVAFNAITAAVQFVVPLIGDGEADLDKHLFYYNVNSDIIFAISITYIIYNAAKLIKYIKSRSLFRNMIIKSVSIVLLLCLVFVPLSIRYINDNKPSHTIKINSFIKFGKYNNSPILWQVYYNDKNHIKLISYNVLIKKQFSIADPNNQNPERAIFGSNNWKTSILRDWLNNSNGFLSSFSVSERMLLVNYTHKSLVSTVDINKSDGGIRPHLWSDIPEDLIQNYQNAYYQIVSDRVWLPDAVDIEQIIKSHISLRKKDIYNVYTGYWLSMPYATSPSMVRFIDTDGFVYHKDAINKNLGIVPCIYLPSDIKIISGNGTYNHPFIVK, encoded by the coding sequence ATGTCACATCCTAAAAGGTTAATTTTAGCAGAATTCATTTTAATTATTATTTACATTTTAATCTGTTCTAATATTCTTTTTGGGAATCCACATGTCGGTCTTGCAGATAATGGTGATTTCTGGCGTGTAAATAGAATAGTTGGTATAAAAGATTCTTCCTCATATTTTTATAATTCTCAAAGGTATTTTGAATATGAAACTAAAAAGATTGTAAAGCCTGAGTATTTTTCAACGCAAATACCAGTTGTTAAATTATCAAAAGTTCTATCAATCCATTTTGAAGGAACAAAAAAATATGATATTCATTTTTTAGGATTATTATATCTATTGATTTCTTCTGCAGGTCTTTTTCTATTATTTGATGGATTACGGCGACTTTTGCCACAATATTTCTTTATTTTATCAGCGATAATTGTCTTTATCTTTTCTGATGTAGGATATATTTCTTATTATAATTCGTTTTTTGGTGAAGCTTCGCTATTGTCTTTTCTTCTTTTATTTTTTGGTGGAACCATCTTTATAATCTCTTTAAATAAAATAAATATTTTTACTTTATCAGCTATCACTATATTAGCTTTGTTTTTCATAGGGTCGAAGGAAGCAAATGCTCCCTCAGGTGTCTTTTTGTCTCTATTTATCCTTACAATGTTATTTTTTACGAAACAAAAGTCAAAAAAAGTACTTATTTTAGCATCATTTTTAATTGTTTTAGGTTTTTCTTTTTATTGTTATAAATCTATTCCGAAAGAAATAAGAATGATTAATCAATATCAGACCATAACACAAGGTATTTTAAAGAATTCTAATAATCCAAAAAAGGACTTAATTGATATTGGAATTGATCCAAAGTTTTCTGTTATTGCAAATACTACTTATTATGAAGCAAATTTACCATATAAACAAGATAGCTATGAGTTAATAAATGGATTTTATAAGAAATTTTCTTATTTTAATGTATTAAAATATTATTTAACACACCCAAAAAGATTTTATGAAAAATTGCAGATAACTGCAAATAATAGTTATTTTATTAGGCCTACATATTTAGGTAATTATCAATTTAGCGATACTAAGGAGAGATTTACATTTGAGAAAAGATATTCTTTATGGAGTACACTAAAAAGAGAATATGCACCGCGTAATTTAATTTTTATTTTTATATATTTTATATTATTCTCAATTTTTAATATATATGAACTCATAAGAACTTATAAATTACACGATAAAAGGTATTTTATATTAGCATGTCTTGTTGCATTTAATGCTATTACAGCAGCCGTGCAGTTTGTAGTTCCATTAATAGGCGACGGCGAAGCTGATCTTGACAAGCACTTATTTTATTATAATGTTAACAGTGATATAATTTTTGCAATTTCAATAACTTACATAATTTACAATGCAGCTAAACTTATTAAATATATTAAGAGCCGTTCATTATTTCGAAATATGATTATAAAATCAGTTTCTATTGTTTTATTATTGTGTTTAGTTTTTGTACCATTAAGTATAAGGTACATAAACGACAATAAACCTTCACATACAATAAAAATTAATTCTTTTATAAAATTTGGGAAATATAATAACTCTCCTATATTGTGGCAAGTATATTATAATGATAAAAATCATATAAAATTAATTTCTTATAATGTATTAATTAAAAAGCAATTTAGTATAGCTGATCCTAATAATCAAAATCCAGAAAGAGCAATTTTCGGTTCTAATAACTGGAAAACTTCAATTTTGCGCGATTGGCTTAATAATAGCAATGGATTTTTATCATCTTTTTCGGTAAGTGAGAGAATGCTGTTAGTCAATTATACTCACAAATCTTTGGTTTCTACTGTTGACATAAATAAATCTGATGGAGGTATTAGGCCTCATCTTTGGAGTGATATACCGGAAGATTTAATCCAAAATTATCAAAATGCATATTATCAAATTGTTTCTGATAGAGTATGGCTCCCAGATGCAGTTGATATTGAACAAATCATAAAGTCCCATATTTCTTTAAGAAAAAAAGATATATATAATGTATATACAGGATACTGGCTAAGTATGCCATACGCTACATCACCGAGTATGGTTAGATTTATTGATACTGATGGATTCGTGTACCATAAGGATGCAATTAATAAAAATTTAGGTATTGTGCCTTGTATTTATTTACCGTCTGACATCAAAATAATAAGTGGGAATGGTACTTATAACCATCCATTCATAGTAAAATAG
- a CDS encoding polysaccharide deacetylase family protein — translation MKKFLIAVFIIAVIATFGYYKYERAENLKKGVPVLMYHNIFNGDISSSKSGVLITPQNFERQMMYLKNHGYETITVEQLYDFMKYGKMLPKKPIMITFDDGYLGNYEYAYPLFKKIGYKGIINVIVKNVPSQTNKVVTPYLHFDWAKAKEMASSGVIEIESHTYNSHMYKKSKNADIPMLSGPININGRLETMNEYKNRIKEDLYKAKKDIEDNTGKNVTALAYPYGIGSETSKDVAASLGYKVIFTMIEGVNRYKDDPYAVKRITVRNSDSGEDIVKKIEKYKRMH, via the coding sequence ATGAAAAAATTTCTTATTGCAGTCTTTATTATTGCGGTTATTGCCACTTTCGGTTATTATAAATATGAAAGAGCAGAAAACCTCAAGAAAGGTGTTCCTGTCCTTATGTACCACAATATATTTAATGGTGATATTTCATCTTCGAAGAGTGGTGTCCTTATAACGCCACAAAACTTTGAAAGACAGATGATGTATCTTAAAAATCACGGTTATGAAACTATAACTGTTGAGCAGTTGTATGATTTTATGAAATATGGTAAAATGCTTCCAAAAAAACCTATAATGATAACATTTGATGATGGGTACCTTGGAAATTATGAATACGCTTATCCTTTGTTTAAAAAGATTGGATATAAGGGGATTATAAATGTCATTGTCAAAAATGTCCCTTCACAAACAAATAAGGTTGTTACACCATATCTTCATTTTGATTGGGCAAAAGCAAAAGAAATGGCATCGAGCGGTGTTATTGAGATAGAAAGCCATACGTATAATTCACATATGTATAAAAAAAGCAAAAATGCAGATATCCCAATGCTGTCAGGACCAATCAATATAAATGGAAGGCTTGAAACGATGAATGAGTATAAAAATAGAATCAAAGAAGATTTATATAAGGCAAAAAAAGACATAGAGGATAATACCGGAAAGAATGTCACTGCTTTGGCATATCCTTATGGTATTGGCAGCGAAACAAGCAAAGATGTTGCTGCTTCTTTAGGATACAAGGTTATATTTACTATGATTGAAGGTGTCAATAGATACAAGGATGATCCATATGCTGTTAAAAGAATAACAGTACGTAATTCTGATAGCGGTGAAGATATTGTAAAGAAGATAGAGAAGTACAAAAGAATGCATTAA
- a CDS encoding DUF4127 family protein encodes MKKIITFIIIFIITINVYCNKVSYKDNLKYAYKEKIVFVPLDTRPVSLQNVEILSNAGGKELLVPPMDTLDYYMKKGNQNMLYEWLKVMVKRPDVSAVVISTNQFLSGGLIASRNYLNNIKYKEGVARLKNIIEMSGNKRIILISIMPQAAPTLYEQDTKYVQNQTNIEYYKMMKNAISNSDEIELNKLKSRMPSNLFNYMYVIASEGLINNEIASSLKSNVILTIGLDDTTMKSMLNYAYNDLKNGIKKYKNIYMLHGADEISMLAIARLINEENNFSPAYKIAFEKKEDENMYLPYEGGTIKEITVEKIDYIGGKASDDAKNIVYIHSHIDNKIGIKSAIDKYKNNGQNFGIADVAYTNGGDQNLVQDIIRNNLLKNIDAYSGWNTPSNSIGTVIAELSIKSNIDRIKDKKISIERYKDYYAFTFIRYADDYVYQRIVRNEMQNWAKSNGENPDNLKNINEADTVLKEKMRQYLDKLVKGYDDNDILKINSIEVQYPWRRMFEVEVEPKY; translated from the coding sequence ATGAAGAAAATTATTACATTCATCATAATATTTATCATAACCATCAATGTATATTGTAATAAAGTTTCATATAAGGACAATTTAAAATACGCATATAAAGAAAAAATTGTCTTTGTTCCCCTCGATACAAGACCAGTATCACTTCAAAATGTAGAAATACTCTCGAATGCAGGTGGGAAGGAGCTCTTGGTACCGCCGATGGATACACTTGATTACTATATGAAGAAGGGCAATCAAAATATGCTTTATGAATGGCTAAAAGTTATGGTAAAAAGACCTGATGTCTCTGCAGTCGTGATATCCACAAATCAGTTTTTATCTGGCGGGCTTATTGCTTCTCGGAATTATTTAAATAATATAAAATATAAAGAAGGAGTAGCAAGGTTAAAAAATATTATAGAAATGTCAGGCAACAAAAGAATTATTCTTATATCAATAATGCCACAGGCAGCACCTACACTGTATGAGCAGGACACAAAATACGTTCAAAATCAGACTAATATAGAATATTATAAAATGATGAAAAATGCCATATCAAATAGTGATGAAATTGAATTAAACAAATTAAAATCACGTATGCCATCAAACCTATTTAATTATATGTATGTCATTGCATCAGAAGGGCTTATAAATAATGAAATAGCATCAAGCTTAAAATCGAATGTAATCCTGACAATCGGCCTTGATGATACAACAATGAAAAGCATGCTTAATTATGCATACAATGACCTTAAAAATGGCATAAAGAAATATAAAAATATCTATATGCTTCATGGCGCAGATGAGATCAGCATGTTGGCAATAGCTAGGCTTATAAATGAAGAAAATAATTTTTCACCAGCATATAAAATAGCATTTGAGAAAAAAGAAGATGAAAACATGTATTTGCCTTACGAAGGCGGCACAATAAAAGAAATAACTGTGGAGAAGATAGACTACATTGGCGGAAAAGCATCTGATGATGCAAAAAATATTGTATATATACATTCACATATAGATAATAAAATAGGAATAAAAAGTGCTATAGATAAATATAAAAATAATGGACAAAATTTTGGGATAGCAGATGTAGCATATACAAATGGAGGTGATCAGAATCTCGTTCAAGATATCATAAGGAATAATCTCCTCAAAAATATTGATGCGTATTCCGGTTGGAATACTCCAAGCAATTCAATAGGTACCGTTATAGCTGAGCTTAGCATTAAGTCAAATATTGATAGAATAAAAGATAAAAAGATATCTATCGAGAGATATAAAGATTATTATGCATTTACTTTTATAAGATATGCTGATGACTATGTATACCAAAGGATAGTGCGAAATGAGATGCAGAATTGGGCTAAATCAAATGGAGAAAATCCTGATAACCTCAAAAATATAAATGAAGCCGATACAGTATTAAAGGAGAAGATGAGACAGTATCTTGATAAACTGGTAAAGGGATATGATGATAATGATATATTGAAGATAAATAGTATAGAAGTACAATACCCATGGAGAAGGATGTTCGAAGTAGAGGTAGAACCGAAATATTAA
- a CDS encoding CTP synthase, whose product MAKYIFVTGGVVSSLGKGITAASLGRLLKSRGINVAVQKCDPYINIDPGTMSPYQHGEVFVTEDGAETDLDLGHYERFIDINLSKSSNITTGKVYWSVISKERKGDYLGATVQVIPHITNEIKDRIRRVGKEKNVDVVIVEIGGTVGDIESQPFLEAIRQMGVEEGSDNVMFIHVTLVPHLGKTGELKTKPTQHSVKELRSIGIQPDMIVCRTELPLTQDIKEKIGMFCNVKPDAVIENLDVDSIYEVPLELDKQKVDEYVLRRLHLPIGQPDLKEWRAFVEREKHLSKEVEIALVGKYVELHDAYISVVESLRHAGIYHDANVKIRWVNAEDVDDDTVDELLKGVKGILVPGGFGDRGVEGKIRAAQYARENKIPYLGLCLGMQCAVIEFARNVAGLKGAHSTEFNVATPHPVIDLMPEQREIDEKGGTMRLGVYPCKLKEGTKAYEAYNDELVYERHRHRYEFNNEYRELLTSKGMVLSGLSPDDKLVEIIEIKDHPFFVASQFHPEFKSRPLRPHPLFRDFIGASLSL is encoded by the coding sequence ATGGCAAAGTATATATTTGTAACAGGCGGTGTTGTATCATCACTTGGAAAGGGCATAACAGCAGCATCACTTGGAAGGCTTTTAAAAAGCCGCGGTATAAATGTAGCCGTTCAGAAATGTGACCCATATATAAACATAGATCCAGGTACAATGAGTCCATATCAGCATGGCGAAGTATTTGTAACAGAAGACGGTGCAGAGACAGACTTAGACCTCGGCCATTATGAGCGCTTTATAGACATAAATCTTTCAAAAAGCAGCAATATCACAACAGGTAAAGTATACTGGTCGGTAATATCAAAGGAAAGAAAAGGCGATTATCTTGGCGCGACAGTCCAGGTAATCCCACATATAACGAATGAGATAAAAGATCGTATACGCAGAGTTGGCAAAGAGAAAAATGTCGATGTTGTAATCGTCGAGATTGGCGGTACAGTAGGTGACATAGAAAGCCAGCCTTTCTTAGAAGCAATCAGGCAGATGGGTGTAGAAGAGGGCAGCGACAATGTCATGTTCATACATGTTACATTAGTTCCGCATCTTGGTAAAACTGGTGAACTCAAGACAAAGCCGACACAGCATAGTGTAAAAGAACTGAGGTCAATAGGCATTCAGCCCGACATGATAGTATGCAGGACAGAGCTCCCATTGACACAGGACATAAAAGAGAAGATTGGAATGTTCTGCAATGTAAAGCCAGATGCAGTCATAGAGAACCTCGATGTCGACTCAATATATGAAGTGCCATTAGAGCTTGACAAGCAAAAAGTTGACGAATATGTACTGAGAAGACTTCATCTTCCTATAGGTCAGCCAGATTTAAAGGAATGGAGAGCCTTTGTAGAGAGGGAAAAGCACCTTTCAAAAGAAGTTGAAATTGCCTTAGTTGGCAAATATGTGGAGCTTCATGATGCATATATAAGTGTTGTAGAATCATTAAGGCATGCAGGAATTTACCACGATGCAAATGTTAAGATTAGGTGGGTAAATGCAGAGGATGTAGATGACGACACAGTTGATGAACTGTTAAAAGGTGTAAAAGGTATATTAGTACCGGGTGGTTTCGGTGATAGAGGCGTAGAAGGAAAGATAAGAGCGGCACAATATGCGAGAGAGAACAAGATACCATACCTTGGACTATGCCTTGGTATGCAGTGTGCCGTCATAGAATTTGCGAGAAATGTAGCGGGATTAAAAGGGGCTCATTCGACGGAATTCAATGTTGCAACACCACATCCTGTAATAGATCTAATGCCGGAACAGCGTGAAATTGATGAAAAAGGTGGAACGATGAGGCTCGGTGTATATCCATGCAAGCTAAAAGAAGGCACAAAGGCATATGAAGCATATAATGATGAGCTTGTATATGAGCGCCATAGGCACAGATATGAATTCAACAATGAATATAGAGAGCTGCTTACATCAAAGGGAATGGTATTATCAGGATTATCGCCAGATGACAAATTGGTAGAAATAATAGAGATAAAAGATCATCCATTTTTTGTAGCTTCACAGTTTCATCCAGAATTCAAATCAAGGCCATTAAGGCCCCATCCGCTATTCCGCGATTTCATCGGTGCATCTTTATCTTTATAA
- a CDS encoding histidinol-phosphatase — MAADYHVHIERGPYSIDWLKKFVDNALNKGLSEIGISEHGYRFDEGYDAFGSDGFRGKWVKEYSGQDINEYVSLICEAKSMGLPVKLGIEADYIPGREKELEDFLKPYPWDYVIGSIHWIGDWGIDLDDCLDVWKTCDVDSVYLEYFSMIEKMAQTGLFDFIGHIDLVKIFGYRPTPMVFDKIEKNIAEIAKTGIALEVSTAGWRKPVGEIYPSREIMAMIKKYDIPIVVNSDAHTPEDVARDFDNAYEYVKSYGIDTLHYFDKRKRIPYKI, encoded by the coding sequence ATGGCAGCAGATTATCATGTGCATATTGAAAGAGGCCCATACTCAATTGATTGGCTAAAAAAATTTGTCGATAATGCTTTAAATAAAGGACTTAGTGAAATAGGCATTTCAGAGCATGGATATAGATTTGATGAAGGATATGATGCATTTGGAAGTGACGGTTTTAGAGGGAAATGGGTCAAGGAATACAGCGGGCAAGATATTAATGAATATGTCTCACTGATATGTGAAGCGAAGTCAATGGGACTACCTGTCAAACTTGGTATTGAAGCAGACTATATACCCGGAAGAGAAAAAGAGCTTGAGGATTTTTTAAAGCCGTATCCTTGGGATTATGTTATAGGTTCTATTCATTGGATTGGCGACTGGGGCATCGACCTTGATGACTGCCTCGATGTATGGAAGACATGTGATGTGGACTCTGTATACTTAGAATATTTTAGCATGATAGAAAAGATGGCACAAACCGGACTTTTCGATTTTATCGGCCATATTGACCTCGTTAAGATATTTGGATACAGGCCAACACCAATGGTATTTGATAAAATAGAGAAAAATATTGCAGAGATTGCAAAGACAGGTATAGCACTTGAGGTTTCTACTGCCGGTTGGAGAAAGCCAGTAGGCGAAATTTATCCGTCAAGAGAAATCATGGCGATGATAAAAAAATATGATATTCCTATCGTAGTTAATTCAGATGCACATACACCAGAGGATGTCGCACGTGACTTTGACAATGCATATGAATATGTAAAATCTTATGGGATTGATACATTGCATTATTTCGATAAAAGAAAGAGGATACCGTATAAGATATAA
- a CDS encoding acyltransferase — protein MTKSRINEIDILKGIAIISVLMIHTTSNAVVVLNKTSISYFILASINRLTQFAVPAFIFASAMLLMYNYGDKHDWGVFYKRRFKNVLFPYISWTIIYGAYLIVRYHMPLKSILTVKNLLLGGMFYHMYFIVIIVQLYLLFPIILYIYKFINKNFYTVASAIILFQIADILIFKYLIYKYFQNSSVLFITYISYIIAGMYIGENIPKWKKYYTKEGLITLFIALITGYLFVDISLKIFINKPVNLNLYNIYWYTFTLTASLFFMALSTQISRYHRLSSFLINTGKLSFGIYLIHPLILDILMHFLKTGKPLLFDIYTGVAFVIIFIVSYFITKILKKIPWGAIIVGK, from the coding sequence ATGACAAAATCACGAATAAATGAGATAGATATACTAAAAGGAATTGCGATTATCTCGGTACTAATGATACACACAACAAGCAATGCAGTTGTAGTATTAAATAAAACATCTATATCGTATTTCATATTAGCGTCGATAAATAGATTGACACAGTTTGCCGTACCTGCATTCATATTCGCATCTGCCATGCTCCTCATGTACAATTATGGTGATAAACATGATTGGGGAGTATTTTATAAAAGGCGCTTTAAAAATGTCCTATTTCCATACATATCGTGGACTATAATATATGGTGCATACTTAATTGTACGCTATCATATGCCGCTTAAATCAATATTAACTGTAAAAAACCTATTACTTGGTGGTATGTTTTACCATATGTATTTTATAGTTATAATAGTCCAGCTGTATCTTTTATTTCCGATAATACTTTACATCTATAAATTTATAAATAAGAATTTTTATACAGTAGCTTCAGCTATAATACTATTCCAGATAGCAGACATATTGATTTTTAAATACCTCATATATAAGTATTTCCAAAATTCATCAGTGCTTTTTATAACATATATATCATACATAATAGCTGGTATGTATATCGGCGAAAATATTCCAAAGTGGAAAAAATATTACACTAAAGAAGGACTTATTACTTTATTCATTGCACTTATAACAGGTTATCTTTTCGTAGATATATCATTAAAAATATTTATTAATAAACCGGTAAATCTTAATCTATACAATATTTATTGGTATACATTTACTCTAACAGCATCATTATTCTTTATGGCATTATCAACGCAAATATCCAGATATCATAGACTAAGCAGCTTCTTAATAAATACAGGGAAGCTCTCATTCGGCATATACTTAATACATCCATTGATACTTGACATCCTCATGCACTTTTTAAAGACAGGAAAGCCATTGCTGTTTGACATTTATACAGGCGTAGCCTTTGTAATAATATTTATTGTGTCGTACTTTATAACAAAGATTTTAAAAAAGATACCATGGGGTGCAATTATTGTTGGTAAATAA
- a CDS encoding S-layer homology domain-containing protein: MKNLKKLIAVVLTFTLVFSAMAVGFAGTFSDVNSSAPYASAVDRLQSLGLVSGMPNGTYNPDGAVTRAQMIAFVNAAKGLQDAAKVAAGPTKFSDVPANYWASGDINIANPDGYPDGTFKPDNTVTYPEALALLLRALGVTENLSWPYGVIAKAADIGLTDGVTLSANATINRGQMAVLVNNALDLPLYTYNSDGVLTEKKDSNGNVIKLISKVATPTEYIVLATADQTSNVAAGNVKLHDVAANKDVVKSAGSLDFTKYVGKDVNVYYTSSGVPVLVEENTNNVKEYSDATINTTSGEVYDASTTPPTDTNVSVKSLPILYNGYLTSLTALSKVSSLPSSFDVKLIDNNNDGKYEYAVVTGYNYDPMFVTANVTDSAKYLPTDNGNYTLVKDDGTAYHYTVVGDAAKLSDIKANDVVYYGKQYDADGNQVGIYLNVVRKTVSGKVTATYTDTNNYITVAGKDYKNLTGKTFSAGDEITFALDKDGNAFRYISGSITTSSNYGIVLNSAFDTSKLIAKIELLTADGKDTVYTWDTSNTAAVQDDITKGTLVKFDINSDKTVVSNVYDSSVGDVIFRTSSFTSGKYDATSNTLQAAANSSTYYYLNSSTVVYVKDANGNYSVAKLSDVTSSDSYTVNAIAYDNYNNVKAIVFDNPAFVSSDTTTTNVFVTKQYTVSTSNGDFNRITGYVNGQSQTFDTVNDSYTTVAGSVYALKVDNASGKVVSVSPLTSTSVTFGKIDTVNMTLDVTGGNGHYLLAPGYQIIKDNGDGTYSVKYASNLSSGTSIIIYTDSTGKVVAIKY; this comes from the coding sequence ATGAAGAACCTTAAAAAGTTAATAGCAGTGGTTCTTACATTCACATTGGTGTTCAGTGCAATGGCAGTTGGCTTTGCAGGAACATTTTCAGATGTGAATAGTAGTGCACCGTATGCGAGTGCAGTTGATCGCCTACAATCGTTAGGCTTGGTATCAGGTATGCCAAATGGCACATACAATCCTGATGGTGCTGTTACAAGAGCACAGATGATAGCATTTGTAAATGCAGCAAAGGGTTTACAGGATGCTGCAAAAGTAGCAGCAGGCCCAACAAAATTCAGTGATGTTCCAGCAAATTATTGGGCATCAGGAGATATAAATATTGCTAATCCTGATGGATATCCAGATGGAACATTCAAACCAGACAACACAGTAACATATCCAGAAGCTCTTGCATTATTATTAAGAGCATTGGGTGTTACAGAGAATCTATCATGGCCATATGGTGTTATAGCAAAAGCTGCTGATATAGGTTTGACAGATGGTGTTACATTATCAGCAAATGCTACAATAAATCGTGGTCAAATGGCCGTTTTAGTTAACAATGCATTAGATTTGCCTTTGTATACTTATAATTCAGATGGTGTTCTTACTGAAAAAAAAGATAGTAATGGCAATGTAATAAAATTAATATCAAAAGTTGCTACACCAACTGAATATATCGTTTTAGCTACAGCTGACCAGACGAGCAATGTAGCTGCAGGAAATGTAAAATTACATGATGTTGCTGCAAATAAAGATGTAGTAAAGAGTGCTGGTAGTCTTGATTTTACAAAATATGTTGGTAAAGATGTGAATGTATATTACACAAGCAGTGGTGTTCCAGTATTAGTTGAAGAGAATACAAACAATGTAAAAGAATATAGTGATGCAACAATTAATACTACATCAGGTGAAGTATATGATGCAAGTACAACACCACCAACTGATACAAATGTATCTGTTAAGAGTTTACCAATACTTTACAATGGATATTTAACAAGTTTGACAGCATTAAGCAAAGTTAGCAGCTTGCCATCATCTTTTGATGTAAAACTTATTGATAATAATAATGATGGTAAATATGAATATGCAGTTGTTACAGGATATAATTATGATCCTATGTTTGTAACTGCAAATGTGACTGATAGTGCAAAATATCTGCCTACAGATAATGGCAACTATACATTGGTAAAAGATGACGGAACAGCATATCACTACACAGTTGTTGGTGATGCTGCAAAATTATCAGACATCAAGGCTAATGATGTTGTTTACTACGGTAAACAATACGATGCTGATGGAAATCAGGTAGGTATATACCTCAATGTTGTAAGAAAAACTGTTTCTGGTAAAGTTACAGCGACATATACCGACACTAATAATTATATAACAGTAGCTGGTAAAGATTATAAAAACTTAACTGGAAAAACATTCAGTGCTGGAGATGAAATTACATTTGCACTTGATAAAGATGGTAATGCATTCAGATATATTAGTGGTTCTATAACAACTTCGTCAAATTATGGTATAGTTCTTAACAGTGCGTTTGACACTTCAAAATTAATTGCAAAAATAGAACTTTTAACTGCTGATGGCAAAGATACAGTATATACATGGGATACATCTAATACTGCTGCAGTACAGGATGATATTACAAAAGGTACATTGGTGAAATTTGATATTAATTCTGATAAGACTGTAGTATCTAATGTTTATGATAGCAGTGTAGGTGATGTTATCTTTAGAACGTCATCATTTACATCAGGGAAGTATGATGCTACAAGCAATACACTCCAAGCAGCAGCAAATTCTAGCACATATTATTACTTAAATAGCAGCACAGTAGTATATGTAAAAGATGCAAATGGTAATTACTCAGTTGCTAAACTATCAGATGTTACATCAAGTGACAGCTATACAGTTAATGCAATTGCATATGACAATTACAATAATGTAAAAGCTATTGTATTTGATAATCCTGCTTTTGTATCATCTGATACAACAACAACGAATGTATTTGTAACAAAACAGTATACAGTTTCGACATCAAATGGTGATTTCAATAGAATTACAGGATATGTAAATGGACAGAGCCAGACATTTGATACTGTTAATGATTCCTATACAACAGTAGCTGGTTCAGTATATGCACTTAAAGTTGATAATGCTAGTGGTAAAGTAGTAAGTGTATCACCATTGACATCTACATCTGTTACATTCGGGAAAATTGATACAGTTAACATGACATTAGATGTAACTGGTGGTAATGGTCATTATCTACTTGCTCCTGGCTACCAGATTATAAAAGATAATGGTGATGGAACATATTCAGTTAAATATGCTTCCAACTTATCTAGTGGTACATCAATTATTATATACACTGATTCAACTGGAAAAGTAGTTGCAATAAAATATTAA